The window GAGGCGTTTCCCGGCCATCCCTACGGCGTTCCGCCGCGCGGCACGGTCGAGACCCTCGGCGCCATCAGCCGCGACGACCTCGTCGCCGGCCACACGCGCCTGATCGCCCGCGACAACGTCGCGATCGGCGTCGTGGGCGCGATCACGCCCGAACGCCTCGCCGGACTGATCGACGGCGTGCTTTCCGGGCTCCCCGCCAAGGCCAGCCTCGTCCCGGTTCCGACCGTGCAGCCCGAGGGCGTGGGCCGCACCGAGGTGGTCGAGCTGGACGTGCCGCAGACCTCCATCATCTTCGGTCGCGCCGGCCCGCTCCGGAACGACGACGACTTCATCCCGGCCTATGTGGTCAACCACATCCTCGGCGGCGGCTCGTTCTCGTCGCGGCTGTTCACCGAGGTGCGCGAGAAGCGCGGCCTCGCCTACGGCGTCTACAGCTACCTTGCCCCCTACGACCACGCCGGCATGGTGCTCGGCGGCGTCGCGACCCGGAACGACCGCGCCGGGCAGTCGGTCGACCTGATCCGCGCCGAGATCGCCCGGATCGCCAAGGACGGGCCGACGGCGGAGGAGCTGGCGAGCGCCAAGAAATACCTGATCGGCTCCTACGCGCTGCGCTTCGACACCTCGGCCAAGATCGCCAATCAGCTGGTCCAGCTGCAGCTCGACGATCTCGGGATCGACTACATCACCCGCCGCAACG is drawn from Methylopila sp. 73B and contains these coding sequences:
- a CDS encoding pitrilysin family protein; this encodes MTAAAIALPTAPARATDIQRVKTPAGAEAWLVEENTVPVVAVELAFKGGAAQDPEGKAGLAHLMSALLDEGAADLDSEAFQQTLEDKAIELNFSSNRDGVTASLRTLPENIDEAFRLLGLALAKPRFETADVDRMRGQLSAQIRRAALDPDDMAGRTFFSEAFPGHPYGVPPRGTVETLGAISRDDLVAGHTRLIARDNVAIGVVGAITPERLAGLIDGVLSGLPAKASLVPVPTVQPEGVGRTEVVELDVPQTSIIFGRAGPLRNDDDFIPAYVVNHILGGGSFSSRLFTEVREKRGLAYGVYSYLAPYDHAGMVLGGVATRNDRAGQSVDLIRAEIARIAKDGPTAEELASAKKYLIGSYALRFDTSAKIANQLVQLQLDDLGIDYITRRNALVEAITPEQVKTAAAKLFGDGSLLIIAVGKPQGLGEVNVRAPEAAPATPGAPG